Proteins encoded by one window of Cloeon dipterum chromosome 2, ieCloDipt1.1, whole genome shotgun sequence:
- the LOC135934962 gene encoding uncharacterized protein LOC135934962 produces MKALVTCMVFLLPCLAAAWPALPAGADVGADVDQMLRKLNVSAESRLGGALMAYLQARRNTTRWQHRRNVTQNILNALTGNRGPTSNEDEDEYEDYEEYPDLELTPEAILIFVLELFGTMIGLTWGAVSTIFG; encoded by the exons ATGAAGGCCCTCGTCACGTGTATG GTTTTCCTCCTGCCCTGCCTGGCAGCCGCGTGGCCCGCTCTCCCTGCTGGCGCCGACGTCGGCGCCGATGTCGATCAAATGCTCAGGAAGCTCAACGTGTCGGCCGAGTCACGGCTCGGGGGTGCACTGATGGCCTACTTGCAGGCGCGACGGAACACCACCCGCTGGCAGCACCGACGCAACGTCACGCAGAACATCCTGAACGCCCTCACCGGCAATAGAGGTCCGACCTCCAACGAGGATGAGGACGAATATGAGGACTATGAGGAGTACCCTGATTTGGAACTGACGCCCGAGGCCATTCTCATCTTTGTCCTGGAGCTGTTCGGGACAATGATTGGACTCACCTGGGGAGCCGTGTCAACAATATTTGGCTga
- the LOC135934961 gene encoding uncharacterized protein LOC135934961: protein MRATFPSAIDEIHSENQSVPVRHLTMTPTERKLALVTVALVGFLLASATAGEVKVEKSKTQTGEQRGLLPTLGLLALFKLSRPLLFSGGFHSYGTFGSAGAYYHPHPQPFGYPYGGIGAIGAATGVAGYPPGYPHYPVGYAGPYGTTNIRGVHPTNAIPNNAVIDDLRKDQDNEATAKPGYFQYLQEAASPLLHAGQKVQSRSFQ, encoded by the exons ATGCGGGCCACTTTCCCTTCGGCGATCGACGAAATTCATTCAGAGAATCAGTCAGTCCCTGTTCGCCATTTGACAATGACGCCCACCGAACGAAAATTGGCACTTGTCACCGTCGCCCTTGTG GGATTTCTGCTGGCGAGTGCAACCGCGGGGGAGGTCAAAGTGGAAAAATCCAAGACGCAAACT GGGGAGCAGAGAGGCTTGCTGCCCACCCTGGGTCTGCTAGCCCTGTTCAAGCTGTCCCGGCCGCTGCTCTTTTCAGGTGGATTCCACAGCTACGGCACCTTCGGCTCGGCCGGTGCATACTATCACCCGCACCCCCAGCCCTTTGGCTACCCCTACGGAGGCATCGGGGCCATCGGTGCGGCCACGGGCGTGGCCGGATATCCGCCAG GATATCCTCACTACCCCGTGGGTTACGCTGGCCCGTACGGCACTACCAACATAAGGGGCGTCCATCCAACTAACGCTATCCCAAACAATGCAGTGATTGATGACTT GCGAAAGGATCAAGACAACGAAGCGACCGCTAAGCCAGGGTATTTCCAGTACCTGCAGGAGGCAGCGTCACCTTTACTGCATGCGGGTCAAAAGGTCCAGTCAAGgagttttcaataa